The following coding sequences lie in one Apium graveolens cultivar Ventura chromosome 1, ASM990537v1, whole genome shotgun sequence genomic window:
- the LOC141668417 gene encoding phenylacetaldehyde reductase-like: MSKTVCVTGASGYIASWLVKFLLQRGYTVKASVRDPNDPKKTAHLLALEGAKDRLQLFKANLLEEGSFDAAVTGCEGVFHTASPFTHAVDDPQAELIDPAVKGTLNVLGSCAKTPSVKRVVLTSSVAAVAYNGKPRTPDVVVDESWFSDPEFCKENKMWYVLSKTLAEDAAWKFVREKGIDMVTINPAMVIGPLLQPTLNTSAAAILNLINGAQTYPNASFGWVNVKDVANAHILAYETPSANGRYCLVESVVHHSGVVDILRKLYPSLQLPDKCADDKPFTPTYQVSKDKTKSLGISYILLEDGIKETVESLKDKKFFSV; encoded by the exons ATGAGCAAGACGGTGTGCGTAACGGGAGCATCAGGCTACATAGCATCATGGCTTGTCAAGTTTTTGCTTCAACGTGGTTACACCGTTAAAGCTTCTGTCAGAGATCCCA ATGATCCTAAGAAAACTGCTCACTTGCTTGCACTTGAGGGAGCCAAGGATAGACTTCAGCTGTTTAAAGCAAATCTACTGGAAGAAGGGTCCTTTGATGCTGCGGTTACTGGTTGTGAAGGTGTCTTCCATACAGCATCACCTTTTACTCATGCTGTTGATGATCCACAG GCAGAATTGATCGATCCTGCGGTCAAGGGCACACTTAATGTACTCGGGTCATGTGCAAAAACTCCCTCGGTAAAAAGAGTGGTTTTGACTTCTTCTGTTGCTGCGGTTGCATACAATGGTAAGCCTAGGACCCCTGATGTCGTAGTGGATGAGTCATGGTTTTCAGACCCAGAGTTTTGCAAGGAAAATAAG ATGTGGTATGTTCTTTCAAAGACGTTAGCTGAAGATGCAGCATGGAAGTTTGTCAGAGAAAAAGGCATCGACATGGTTACAATCAATCCAGCAATGGTTATCGGCCCTCTTCTGCAACCAACCCTGAACACAAGTGCAGCTGCAATTTTGAACCTAATAAATG GAGCTCAGACATATCCAAATGCTTCCTTCGGTTGGGTTAATGTCAAGGATGTTGCTAATGCTCATATTCTAGCATATGAAACTCCTTCCGCTAATGGAAGATACTGTTTAGTTGAGAGTGTTGTGCACCATTCAGGGGTTGTCGATATTCTGCGCAAGCTATATCCTTCTCTTCAACTACCAGACAA GTGTGCAGACGACAAACCCTTTACACCAACATATCAGGTTTCCAAGGACAAAACAAAAAGCTTGGGCATCAGCTACATTCTGCTAGAGGATGGTATCAAGGAAACCGTCGAGAGCTTGAAAGATAAGAAATTTTTTTCTGTCTAA